One Lacticaseibacillus rhamnosus genomic window carries:
- a CDS encoding MetQ/NlpA family ABC transporter substrate-binding protein has protein sequence MKFWKRAIITLALVLPVFVLAACGKSSSSSSKNETVKVGIMSTDKEIWTDIQSRLKKQGVTIKLVQFTDYNQPNQALEDGDIQLNAFQHHNFLNNWNKKHNTKIADIGDTYIGPMRAYSNKIKSLKEVKQGDQISLPNDPSNEGRALQLLAQNKLITLKKGVASPTIRDITSNKLNLKFTELDAAQTARSLNDVAVAVVNNDIAAAANLKPANAIAVEKITSQSKPWVNFIAAKSSKDKNNATYKKIVKAYQTKRTAELLKKVYKGSTLPAWNYKF, from the coding sequence ATGAAGTTTTGGAAAAGAGCCATTATAACCCTTGCATTGGTTTTACCTGTCTTCGTCTTGGCGGCGTGCGGTAAGTCGTCATCGAGTTCCAGTAAGAATGAGACGGTTAAAGTCGGTATTATGAGTACTGACAAAGAAATCTGGACCGATATTCAGTCCCGCTTGAAGAAGCAAGGCGTCACCATCAAGTTGGTGCAGTTTACTGATTATAACCAGCCGAACCAAGCACTTGAAGATGGCGATATTCAACTGAACGCTTTTCAGCATCATAATTTCCTGAATAACTGGAATAAGAAGCACAATACCAAGATTGCCGATATTGGCGATACTTATATCGGCCCAATGCGTGCGTATTCCAATAAGATCAAGTCACTTAAAGAGGTTAAGCAAGGCGATCAGATTTCCTTGCCAAACGATCCATCCAACGAAGGCCGCGCATTACAACTTTTGGCACAAAATAAGTTAATCACTTTGAAGAAAGGCGTTGCTTCACCAACGATCCGCGATATTACTTCAAACAAGCTTAACTTGAAATTCACGGAACTGGATGCCGCCCAAACAGCACGCTCATTGAACGATGTGGCCGTTGCGGTTGTCAACAATGATATTGCCGCAGCAGCTAATCTGAAACCGGCCAACGCGATTGCGGTTGAAAAGATTACGAGCCAATCCAAGCCGTGGGTGAACTTTATCGCTGCTAAGTCTTCTAAGGATAAGAACAATGCAACCTATAAGAAGATCGTTAAGGCCTATCAGACGAAGCGGACAGCTGAATTGTTGAAGAAAGTTTATAAAGGTTCTACATTACCGGCTTGGAACTATAAGTTTTAA
- a CDS encoding methionine ABC transporter permease translates to MAQFFTKYFPNVVPIWSGDGGVTQAINETLYMTALTAIVAGILGIIIGILLVLTDEGGLLANHPFYFILDKLVNIFRAVPFIILLAIMTPVTRAIVGTGIGPTAALVPLIAGTTPFYARQVQNALLTVDPGVIEAAEAMGVSPLGIVWRVYLREGLSELIRVSVLTIISVIGLTAMAGAVGGGGLGNLAIAVGYQRYQYDVIIVSLIFILALVFLVQFIGDFFARKSHH, encoded by the coding sequence ATGGCACAATTTTTTACAAAATATTTTCCTAACGTTGTTCCCATCTGGTCCGGTGATGGCGGCGTAACTCAAGCCATTAACGAAACGCTGTATATGACTGCTTTAACCGCAATCGTGGCTGGTATCTTGGGAATTATCATCGGCATCTTGCTAGTTTTGACTGATGAAGGTGGGTTGCTTGCCAATCATCCGTTTTACTTTATTTTGGATAAATTGGTTAATATTTTCCGAGCGGTCCCTTTCATCATTTTGCTGGCGATTATGACGCCCGTGACCCGAGCAATTGTTGGTACGGGGATTGGGCCGACTGCGGCATTGGTACCTTTAATCGCCGGCACGACCCCGTTTTACGCGCGGCAGGTACAAAACGCGTTGTTAACGGTTGATCCAGGTGTGATTGAAGCGGCAGAGGCGATGGGTGTCTCGCCATTAGGAATTGTCTGGCGGGTTTATCTGCGTGAAGGACTTTCCGAATTGATTCGGGTTTCGGTCTTGACCATTATTTCCGTGATCGGCTTAACTGCAATGGCAGGCGCGGTCGGTGGCGGCGGCCTCGGGAACCTTGCTATCGCCGTGGGTTACCAACGTTATCAATATGATGTGATCATTGTATCTTTGATCTTCATCTTGGCATTGGTCTTCCTGGTTCAATTCATCGGCGACTTCTTTGCCCGCAAGAGTCATCATTAG
- the sufC gene encoding Fe-S cluster assembly ATPase SufC, producing MHTLEIKDLHVKIKAEPEHPEILTGVNLKLATGEIHAIMGPNGTGKSTLAETIMGNPAYEVTQGDILIDGQSILDLAVDERARAGLFLGMQYPQEIAGVTNAEFIRAAINARRPEDDQIRITDFLNQLDKTMATLEMPESMADRYLNQGFSGGEKKRNEILQLMMIHPHFGLLDEIDSGLDIDALRIVAKGVNLMRGPEFGSMIITHYQRLLDYIIPDVVHVMKGGRIIESGGPELAKELEKTGYEHLKVGDQNG from the coding sequence GTGCATACACTTGAGATTAAAGATTTACATGTCAAAATTAAAGCTGAACCAGAGCATCCGGAGATTCTGACCGGCGTTAACTTAAAATTAGCAACCGGCGAGATTCATGCGATCATGGGGCCTAATGGTACGGGCAAGTCAACGCTAGCCGAAACGATTATGGGCAATCCTGCTTATGAGGTAACGCAAGGCGACATTTTGATTGACGGCCAATCGATTCTCGATCTTGCCGTGGATGAGCGTGCGCGAGCCGGATTGTTTCTTGGCATGCAGTATCCCCAAGAAATAGCGGGCGTTACAAATGCTGAATTCATTCGGGCGGCAATCAATGCGCGGCGCCCAGAAGATGACCAGATTCGCATTACTGACTTTTTGAACCAGTTGGATAAAACCATGGCAACGCTGGAAATGCCGGAGTCAATGGCGGATCGGTACCTGAATCAAGGCTTTTCCGGCGGTGAGAAGAAGCGTAACGAAATTCTGCAGCTGATGATGATTCACCCGCATTTTGGCCTGCTGGACGAGATCGATTCCGGGTTAGATATTGATGCGCTGCGGATTGTCGCAAAAGGCGTCAACTTGATGCGTGGTCCTGAGTTTGGCAGCATGATCATTACCCACTATCAACGCTTGCTCGATTATATTATTCCGGATGTGGTGCACGTGATGAAAGGTGGCCGGATCATCGAAAGCGGCGGCCCGGAGCTCGCTAAAGAACTGGAAAAGACCGGGTATGAACATCTTAAAGTAGGTGATCAGAATGGTTGA
- a CDS encoding MetQ/NlpA family ABC transporter substrate-binding protein: MKRIWKIFATVVLLGLILVGCGKSGSQASSQKQTTVKIGVVGADNRVLKAVAKKVKKQGINIKIVQFSDYNQPNTALKDHDIDLNLFQHQYFLNNWNKTHNADLVSIGQTIIAPLAIYSKKITKISQIKQGDTIALPNDPTNEGRALQLLQTAGLIKLNKKVALPTTRDVTTNKLNLKLKAVDAAQTASSLPDVAASVVNSGVAQDAKLNPKKAVFTEKVNKQSQPWINVFVANKKDKNNATYKKIVKAFRTKDIADLIEKLYHGSEVPAWTQKF, from the coding sequence ATGAAGCGTATCTGGAAAATTTTTGCAACGGTGGTTCTTTTAGGATTGATTTTGGTAGGCTGCGGAAAAAGTGGCAGTCAAGCTAGCAGTCAGAAGCAGACAACGGTCAAGATTGGGGTTGTCGGTGCTGATAATCGCGTTTTAAAGGCAGTCGCCAAGAAAGTTAAGAAGCAAGGAATCAATATTAAGATTGTTCAGTTTTCAGATTACAACCAGCCCAACACCGCTTTGAAAGATCATGATATTGACTTGAACTTATTCCAGCATCAATATTTCTTGAATAACTGGAATAAAACCCATAACGCTGATTTGGTTAGCATTGGGCAGACCATTATTGCACCGCTAGCCATTTATTCCAAAAAGATCACGAAAATCAGCCAAATTAAGCAAGGCGACACAATTGCCTTACCAAATGATCCGACAAATGAAGGTCGTGCGCTGCAATTGCTGCAAACAGCTGGGTTGATCAAGCTTAACAAGAAAGTGGCTTTGCCGACAACGCGCGATGTGACCACCAATAAATTGAATCTGAAACTTAAAGCCGTTGATGCTGCTCAAACTGCCAGCTCTTTGCCAGATGTGGCAGCGTCCGTTGTTAATTCCGGCGTTGCTCAGGATGCTAAGTTAAATCCGAAAAAGGCAGTCTTCACGGAGAAAGTGAACAAGCAAAGCCAACCGTGGATTAACGTCTTTGTGGCTAATAAGAAAGATAAGAATAACGCCACTTACAAGAAGATTGTGAAGGCTTTTCGGACTAAGGATATCGCTGATTTGATCGAGAAGTTGTATCACGGAAGCGAAGTACCGGCTTGGACGCAGAAGTTTTAG
- a CDS encoding SufD family Fe-S cluster assembly protein produces MVETTTLPAPNLPKFPLARYLKNQPDAVEDRVILHAPQDIAYAAGSSEAQRFNPKTSLDAWLLQSPQGATTIDIPAHFVSGDDPIVLTGPKNAGGLLYVHVGKGANVTVQEKWASGGHVLGIWLMLVIEADAQVNWLSYDSFSADTVLVNRTATLADNAKLNWTLAGFSHNSGLNRVDVRLLGQNAEATVNVGVLASGSQHVSYTTSVTNEGQHTVGHINQRGVITGSAHLLFNGIGHIVKGARGSDAQQENRVLMLSPRAEGDANPILLIDENDVTAGHAASVTRVNADQLYYLMSRGLSATLAKRLVIRGFLEGGLAEIDDQRLKKELFATIDRTLVAEDA; encoded by the coding sequence ATGGTTGAGACCACCACCTTACCAGCACCTAATCTGCCGAAATTCCCACTAGCACGTTATTTAAAAAATCAACCTGATGCCGTTGAGGATCGTGTGATTTTACATGCACCTCAAGACATTGCCTATGCTGCCGGCTCCAGTGAAGCGCAGCGATTTAATCCCAAAACGAGCCTTGATGCTTGGCTGTTGCAATCACCTCAAGGCGCAACGACTATCGATATTCCTGCCCATTTTGTTAGTGGGGACGATCCGATTGTCTTGACTGGTCCCAAGAACGCTGGTGGCTTGTTGTATGTTCATGTTGGCAAAGGGGCTAACGTCACCGTCCAGGAAAAGTGGGCTAGTGGCGGTCATGTGCTGGGTATTTGGTTAATGCTAGTGATTGAAGCTGATGCCCAGGTCAATTGGTTAAGCTATGATAGTTTCTCTGCGGATACCGTTTTGGTTAATCGCACCGCCACTTTGGCTGACAATGCTAAACTTAACTGGACATTAGCCGGTTTTTCGCATAACTCCGGCCTGAATCGGGTTGACGTCCGCTTATTAGGTCAAAATGCTGAAGCAACGGTTAATGTCGGTGTCTTGGCTTCAGGGAGTCAGCATGTCAGCTACACAACTTCTGTGACCAACGAAGGGCAGCACACAGTTGGCCATATTAACCAGCGCGGTGTCATTACCGGGAGTGCCCATTTGTTATTCAATGGGATTGGCCATATTGTCAAAGGTGCCCGGGGAAGCGATGCCCAGCAGGAAAATCGGGTACTGATGCTGTCGCCGCGTGCGGAAGGTGATGCCAATCCGATTTTGCTCATTGATGAAAATGACGTCACCGCGGGGCATGCTGCTTCGGTGACGCGCGTCAATGCTGATCAACTCTACTATTTAATGAGTCGCGGTCTTTCAGCAACGTTAGCCAAACGTCTCGTGATTCGCGGCTTTTTGGAAGGCGGTTTGGCTGAGATTGATGATCAGCGGCTGAAGAAAGAACTGTTTGCAACGATTGATCGAACGTTGGTGGCTGAAGATGCGTGA
- a CDS encoding methionine ABC transporter ATP-binding protein: protein MSDQAVVTLKDVDVEFHGKNRSVHAVDHVSLTVNRGDIYGIVGYSGAGKSTLVRTINLLQRPTGGSIHVLGQDMLALAPAELRKERKRIGMIFQHFNLMNSRTIADNVAFPLKGIKSKQEIQKKVAELLDLVGLTDRANAYPAQLSGGQKQRVGIARALASDPEILISDEATSALDPKTTSSILELLQSLNKRLGLTIVLITHQMEAVKQICNRVAVMDAGAIIERGDLLQVFSDPKQQLTKDFIDTTLQLDQAIEAVMQQPAVKNLGANDRLLRLTYVGDSADKPLVAKLFESYHVTANILFGDIQILQDTPFGNLIVVLSGAQTDVDAGIHYLEQQDVKIEDILKKEA from the coding sequence ATGTCAGATCAAGCAGTTGTGACTTTAAAAGATGTGGACGTCGAATTCCACGGTAAAAACCGTTCAGTCCATGCCGTTGACCATGTAAGCTTAACCGTCAACCGCGGCGACATTTATGGCATTGTCGGCTATTCAGGCGCCGGTAAGTCCACACTTGTTCGGACAATCAATTTACTGCAACGGCCAACTGGCGGCAGCATTCATGTATTAGGACAGGATATGCTTGCTTTAGCACCGGCAGAATTACGTAAGGAACGTAAACGGATTGGGATGATTTTCCAGCATTTTAATTTGATGAATAGCCGCACCATTGCCGATAATGTTGCGTTTCCGCTAAAAGGTATCAAGTCCAAGCAGGAGATTCAAAAGAAGGTTGCTGAGCTGTTAGACCTCGTTGGGTTGACAGATCGCGCCAATGCTTATCCGGCCCAATTATCCGGTGGTCAAAAGCAGCGCGTCGGTATTGCGCGGGCGCTTGCCTCTGATCCTGAGATTTTGATTTCAGATGAAGCGACGAGTGCGTTGGATCCTAAAACGACCAGTTCGATTCTGGAATTACTGCAGTCGCTGAACAAACGGCTGGGACTGACCATTGTTCTCATTACCCACCAGATGGAAGCGGTGAAGCAGATTTGTAATCGGGTCGCCGTGATGGATGCCGGCGCGATCATTGAGCGTGGTGACTTATTGCAAGTCTTTTCTGATCCTAAGCAACAGTTGACTAAAGATTTCATTGATACAACTTTGCAACTGGATCAGGCAATTGAGGCCGTTATGCAGCAGCCGGCAGTCAAGAATCTGGGTGCTAACGACCGGCTATTGCGCTTAACGTACGTAGGAGATTCTGCAGATAAGCCGCTGGTTGCCAAGTTGTTTGAAAGCTATCATGTGACCGCCAATATTTTGTTTGGTGATATTCAAATCCTGCAGGACACGCCTTTTGGTAATCTGATTGTGGTGTTATCAGGTGCTCAGACGGATGTTGACGCCGGGATTCATTATCTGGAACAACAGGATGTCAAGATTGAAGACATTCTTAAGAAGGAGGCCTAA